In one window of Mytilus trossulus isolate FHL-02 chromosome 7, PNRI_Mtr1.1.1.hap1, whole genome shotgun sequence DNA:
- the LOC134724566 gene encoding uncharacterized protein LOC134724566, which produces MSRDNYNLVYKRASTQQWQIAQSFAGGKFKPWKTNKVTITFRMRPSSQIEAKCWLCPMTFRTRRQLKNHLAAAPHKRLSVICVWCPEEKSYRRMVDLKEHVMAHHRSKIELMPYSFLSENNGFWMANYPETYAKVILPSNENSQEAMKARIEVLEFLNRVDNTNRKKEEWTVGWKCPKEMVKGTQEEEVESEKPNGSYSPTRPTIYEGLALQQLTLGLGDSTAIFKLDLGVSIRFYMIHLNDSVLRDQKMLDALIRRMTALVNTKYAGSHTFSVSIDGKLKSIVTPVVARKLSIKEEYITDIKTSGELFPGKQTKAATNQLSPLKTPSTSDIILEDDSDNEEPEILEEPTSQKKGRKTTEKEEERYVEKRKKKTNHQEQKAKKIKKGKDYKKQDEEMPLTEEGQKRTEKQEQEEIKRKEEEHKKRETQKQEEEVRLKEAEQKRKEKQEQEEIKRKEEEHKKQETRKQEEEVRLKEAEQKRKEKQEQEEIKRKEEEHKEQETRKQEEEVRLKEAEQKRKEKQEQEEIRQKEEERKKQEKQKQEEEVRLKEAEQKRREKHKQDEEIRMKEEELRRQEEAETKRLAEETRSNEAELMRLQEGENLQS; this is translated from the exons ATGTCACGTGACAATTACAATTTAGTATATAAACGCGCGAGCACTCAGCAATGGCAGATAGCCCAAAGTTTTGCTGGCGGCAAGTTCAAACCttggaaaacaaataaagtaaCAATAACCTTTAG AATGAGACCATCATCCCAAATTGAGGCAAAGTGTTGGCTGTGTCCCATGACGTTTAGGACAAGGAGACAACTGAAAAATCATCTGGCAGCTGCCCCACACAAAAGGCTTTCGGTCATTTGTGTTTGGTGTCCTGAGGAGAAGTCCTACAGGAGGATGGTTGACCTTAAGGAGCATGTCATGGCTCACCACCGCAGTAAAATAGAACTGATGCCTTATAGCTTCCTGAGCGAAAACAATGGGTTTTGGATGGCAAACTATCCAGAGACATATGCTAAGGTAATCCTACCATCAAATGAGAATTCACAAGAAGCAATGAAAGCCAGGATTGAGGTTCTTGAATTTTTAAACAGGGTGGACAACACCAACAGAAAGAAAGAGGAATGGACTGTAGGGTGGAAGTGTCCGAAGGAGATGGTAAAAGGTACACAAGAAGAAGAGGTTGAGTCGGAGAAACCCAATGGATCTTACTCACCAACACGCCCCACTATTTATGAAGGGCTGGCCCTCCAGCAACTAACTTTGGGACTTGGGGACTCTACAGCCATTTTTAAATTGGACCTTGGAGTGTCCATAAGATTTTATATGATCCATTTGAATGACTCCGTTCTTAGAGACCAAAAAATGCTTGACGCTCTGATTAGAAGGATGACAGCACTAGTTAACACAAAGTACGCAGGATCACATACCTTCTCTGTATCGATAGACGGTAAACTAAAGTCTATAGTGACTCCTGTAGTGGCTAggaaattatcaataaaggaGGAGTATATAACGGATATAAAAACATCAGGCGAATTATTCCCAGGAAAACAGACAAAAGCCGCCACAAATCAACTATCACCACTGAAAACACCATCAACATCGGATATCATTTTAGAAGACGACAGCGACAATGAAGAACCCGAGATTTTAGAGGAACCAACAAGCCAGAAGAAGGGTAGAAAGACGACCGAGAAAGAAGAAGAGAGATATGTagagaaaagaaagaaaaagactaACCACCAGGAACAGAAggcaaagaaaataaagaaaggaAAGGATTACAAGAAACAGGATGAGGAAATGCCATTAACAGAGGAAGGACAAAAGAGAACGGAAAAACAGGAACAGGAGGAGATCAAACGGAAAGAGGAAGAACATAAGAAGCGGGAAACACAGAAACAGGAGGAGGAAGTCAGACTAAAGGAAGCAGAACAAAAGAGAAAGGAAAAACAGGAACAGGAGGAGATCAAACGGAAGGAGGAAGAACATAAGAAGCAGGAAACACGGAAACAGGAGGAGGAAGTCAGATTAAAGGAAGCAGAACAAAAGAGAAAGGAAAAACAGGAACAGGAGGAGATTAAACGGAAGGAGGAAGAACATAAGGAGCAGGAAACACGGAAACAGGAGGAGGAAGTCAGACTAAAGGAAGCAGAACAAAAGAGAAAGGAAAAACAGGAACAGGAGGAGATCAGACAGAAGGAGGAAGAAcgtaagaagcaggaaaaacaGAAACAGGAGGAGGAAGTCAGACTAAAGGAGGCAGAACAAAAGAGAAGGGAAAAACACAAACAGGATGAGGAAATTAGAATGAAAGAGGAAGAACTAAGGAGACAGGAGGAGGCAGAAACCAAGAGATTAGCAGAAGAAACCAGGTCAAATGAAGCAGAACTAATGAGACTACAGGAAGGAGAGAACCTGCAAAGTTAA